The Clostridia bacterium DNA segment GACGGTATCGAGCTAAAAGTTAAAACACGTATAACGGTAAGAGCCAACATAGCAAGACTTATTGGCGGTGCTGGAGAAGAAACAATAATAGCCCGTGTAGGTGAAGGTATTGTAACTACGGTAGGCTCATCTGTTTCACATAAAGATGTTCTGGAAAACCCTGACCTAATCAGCAGAACAGTGCTTAACAAAGGCTTGGATGCAGGTACAGCGTTTGAAATTTTGTCAATTGATATTGCAGATATAGATATCGGCAGAAATATAGGTGCGCAGCTTCAAACAGATCAAGCAGAAGCAGACAAACGCATAGCTCAAGCAAAAGCCGAAGAAAGACGCGCTATGGCTATCGCTTTAGAACAGGAAATGAAAGCGAAGACTCAAGAAATGCGCGCCAATGTCGTAGCTGCTGAAGCAGAAGTTCCCAAGGCAATGAGCGAAGCCTTAAGAAAAGGCACTCTTGGCGTAATGGACTATTACAATATGCAAAACATCATTTCAGATACCAATATGCGTAATAGTTTAGGCGGCGTAGATAAGGATTCAAAGAAAAAGGAATAATGATATGGTAACTTTTCTTGCCCAAGATTTTATATCCTTTGTACCATTGATTGTGGTGTCAATGGCTATATTCTTTGTTTTTTTGATTGTTTATTTTATCGCTAAGGCTACTAAAAACAATGATGTCAATGGTCGTGACCAAAAATCGACAGGATTTTTTAGGGGACTTTTGGATGAAATAAATAACGAATTTGGGCAAAAGCAAAAATCAAATTCATCCGTTGATTTTGATAAAAAGTCTAGCCAAAGAATAAAAAGCCAAACTAAAAATAT contains these protein-coding regions:
- the floA gene encoding flotillin-like protein FloA (flotillin-like protein involved in membrane lipid rafts) codes for the protein MEWWIWLIIIIVAFLLMFVTAIFPMGTWFTAAVSGAYVSAGKLIGMKVRRLRYKTIIDAYIKARKAGLDISIDDLETHYMAGGNVISVVDALISSHSANINLTFAAARAIDLAGRDVFNAVKMSVSPKVIETPFISAVAKDGIELKVKTRITVRANIARLIGGAGEETIIARVGEGIVTTVGSSVSHKDVLENPDLISRTVLNKGLDAGTAFEILSIDIADIDIGRNIGAQLQTDQAEADKRIAQAKAEERRAMAIALEQEMKAKTQEMRANVVAAEAEVPKAMSEALRKGTLGVMDYYNMQNIISDTNMRNSLGGVDKDSKKKE